One Peribacillus simplex NBRC 15720 = DSM 1321 genomic region harbors:
- the thiI gene encoding tRNA uracil 4-sulfurtransferase ThiI: MKFDHIIIRYGEISTKKRNRKGFVEKMKAHIRWSLKDIEGVVLTANRERMYVLLNGADHKPVIDRLKGIFGIQSLSPAIKIERDLEVMKTAALYYLNHTLEEVNTFKITTKRADKDFPYNTDEINRAIGGHLLRNTEDLKVDVKNPDLNLLVEVRREAVYLTGEIIQGAGGLPFGSSGKGMLMLSGGIDSPVAGFLSMKRGLDVEAIHFYSPPFTSERSRQKVIDLAGKLAEINGSMKVHIVPFTEIQLLIQKQIPENYSMTTTRRLMMRVADRIREKEEAMALITGESLGQVASQTMSSMFAINEVTNTPILRPLITMDKTEIIKIARELDTFEISNLPYEDCCTVFTPASPKTKPKREKVNYYESFVDFDSLIEKAVSETEVLTVKPGQTFDKEEAMEDLF; this comes from the coding sequence ATGAAATTTGATCATATAATTATCCGTTATGGAGAAATCTCCACGAAAAAAAGAAACCGTAAAGGCTTTGTAGAAAAAATGAAGGCACATATCCGCTGGAGTTTAAAAGATATAGAAGGCGTAGTGCTTACAGCCAACCGGGAGCGGATGTACGTACTCCTGAACGGTGCGGACCATAAGCCTGTCATTGACCGATTGAAAGGCATTTTTGGAATTCAGTCATTAAGCCCTGCGATAAAAATAGAGCGTGATCTGGAAGTGATGAAAACGGCAGCATTGTATTACCTTAATCATACTCTTGAAGAGGTAAACACGTTCAAAATCACGACAAAACGCGCGGATAAGGATTTCCCATATAATACCGATGAAATTAACAGGGCGATCGGCGGGCATTTGCTTCGAAATACAGAAGATTTAAAAGTGGATGTAAAGAACCCTGATTTGAACCTGCTAGTGGAAGTGAGACGCGAAGCCGTGTATTTGACAGGTGAAATCATCCAGGGGGCAGGCGGTCTTCCATTCGGGTCAAGCGGAAAGGGGATGCTGATGCTTTCAGGCGGGATTGATAGCCCTGTTGCGGGCTTCCTTTCGATGAAACGGGGATTGGACGTGGAAGCGATCCATTTTTACAGCCCACCGTTCACGAGCGAACGTTCACGTCAAAAGGTCATTGATTTGGCGGGCAAGCTGGCAGAAATAAATGGAAGCATGAAAGTGCATATCGTTCCATTTACGGAAATCCAATTATTGATTCAAAAACAAATCCCGGAAAACTACTCAATGACTACAACTCGTCGTTTAATGATGCGGGTCGCCGATCGAATCCGTGAAAAGGAAGAAGCCATGGCACTGATTACCGGTGAAAGCCTTGGACAGGTTGCAAGCCAGACGATGAGCAGCATGTTTGCCATCAATGAGGTGACGAATACACCAATCCTGCGTCCGCTGATTACCATGGATAAGACAGAAATCATCAAAATTGCAAGAGAGCTTGATACTTTTGAAATATCCAATCTGCCGTATGAGGATTGCTGTACGGTCTTTACGCCGGCAAGCCCAAAAACGAAACCGAAACGTGAAAAAGTCAATTACTATGAAAGCTTCGTCGACTTTGATTCCTTGATTGAAAAAGCAGTCTCCGAAACAGAAGTATTGACAGTTAAACCTGGTCAGACTTTCGATAAGGAAGAAGCGATGGAAGACTTATTTTAA
- a CDS encoding alpha/beta-type small acid-soluble spore protein: protein MANNNSSNELLVPGVEQALQQMKYEIATEFGVQLGADTTSRANGSVGGEITKRLVQMAEQQLGGGFNR from the coding sequence ATGGCAAACAACAACAGCTCAAACGAATTATTGGTACCTGGAGTGGAACAAGCTCTACAACAAATGAAATATGAAATCGCTACAGAATTCGGCGTACAACTTGGTGCCGACACAACATCTCGCGCTAACGGTTCAGTTGGTGGAGAAATCACAAAACGCCTTGTTCAAATGGCTGAACAACAATTAGGCGGAGGATTCAACAGATAA
- the mbcS gene encoding acyl-CoA synthetase MbcS, with protein sequence MKREDLLAPEHYNLVSEMERYAKDPGKVAVLWENETGDKKQLTYESLLKSANKIGNAFKKKGLGKGDTVLIIIPRLVEAYQVYLAALKIGMIVIPCSEMLRAKDLQYRVNHGDVKGIISYHEYTHELNEIEGAESLLKFSIGKRIENWLDLNELADEESDQLTMADTKSADMAFLSYTSGTTGNPKGVVHTHGWAYAHLKTSAANWLGISETDVVWATAGPGWQKWIWSPFLAVLGTGATGLAYHGKFEAKKYLQLLQDYKVNALCCTPTEYRLIAKVDNLDDYDLSHLHSAVSAGEPLNQKVFEVFKNHFHIEVRDGYGQTENTLLVGVTKGMEIKLGSMGKPTPGNHVEIIDDSGKPCSPGVVGDIAVHVDTPALFKEYFKDPERTSQQFRGDYYITGDQAKKDEDGYFWFEGRSDDIIISSGYTIGPFEVEDALVKHPYVKECAVIASPDEIRGNVVKAYVVLMDDIDPNSQDLIKTLQTHVKELTAPYKYPRKIEFLEELPKTTSGKIKRVDLRKREEALLNN encoded by the coding sequence ATGAAGCGTGAAGACTTATTGGCTCCGGAACATTACAACTTAGTGAGTGAAATGGAACGTTATGCAAAAGATCCAGGTAAAGTTGCCGTACTTTGGGAGAACGAAACCGGAGATAAAAAACAACTTACATATGAGAGTTTATTAAAAAGTGCAAATAAAATTGGAAATGCTTTCAAGAAAAAAGGACTGGGTAAAGGGGATACGGTCCTTATCATAATCCCACGTTTGGTGGAAGCTTATCAAGTGTATTTAGCCGCATTGAAAATTGGCATGATTGTCATACCTTGTTCTGAAATGCTTCGTGCGAAGGACTTGCAGTATCGAGTCAACCATGGTGATGTCAAAGGAATCATCAGTTATCATGAATATACTCATGAATTGAATGAAATAGAAGGAGCGGAAAGCCTCCTGAAATTTTCAATCGGAAAACGAATCGAAAATTGGCTGGATTTGAATGAGCTTGCCGATGAGGAATCCGATCAGCTGACTATGGCCGACACGAAGAGTGCGGATATGGCGTTCTTATCGTATACTTCCGGAACGACAGGAAATCCAAAAGGGGTCGTCCATACACATGGATGGGCTTATGCTCATTTGAAAACGTCTGCTGCAAACTGGCTCGGCATCAGCGAAACGGATGTGGTTTGGGCCACTGCAGGCCCAGGTTGGCAAAAGTGGATCTGGAGTCCTTTCCTGGCGGTTCTGGGAACAGGAGCGACCGGCCTTGCCTATCATGGGAAGTTTGAGGCAAAAAAATATCTGCAACTGCTTCAGGACTATAAAGTGAATGCATTATGCTGCACACCAACCGAGTATCGATTGATTGCAAAGGTGGATAACCTTGATGACTATGATTTATCGCATCTTCATAGTGCTGTATCAGCGGGAGAGCCTTTAAATCAAAAAGTGTTCGAGGTCTTTAAAAACCATTTCCACATTGAAGTGCGTGATGGATATGGACAGACCGAAAATACCCTTTTGGTAGGTGTAACGAAAGGCATGGAAATTAAATTGGGCTCCATGGGCAAACCGACTCCGGGCAACCATGTTGAAATCATTGATGATTCCGGTAAACCTTGTTCTCCTGGCGTAGTGGGGGATATTGCCGTACATGTCGATACACCTGCTCTCTTTAAAGAATATTTTAAAGATCCCGAGCGAACATCACAGCAATTCCGTGGGGACTATTATATCACCGGCGACCAAGCGAAAAAGGATGAGGATGGTTATTTCTGGTTTGAGGGTCGTTCTGATGATATCATCATCAGCTCGGGATATACGATTGGACCGTTTGAAGTGGAAGATGCACTCGTTAAGCATCCATATGTTAAAGAGTGTGCAGTTATCGCAAGTCCTGATGAAATAAGGGGAAATGTGGTCAAGGCATATGTAGTCTTGATGGATGATATCGATCCGAACAGCCAAGACTTAATCAAGACGCTCCAAACGCACGTGAAAGAATTGACTGCCCCATATAAATATCCAAGGAAAATCGAATTTTTAGAAGAGCTGCCCAAAACGACATCGGGTAAAATCAAACGGGTGGATTTACGGAAAAGGGAAGAAGCACTCCTTAACAATTGA
- a CDS encoding amidohydrolase: MGTLWFNGSIYTMVKENDQVEAVFTEKGVIVDTGSLDYLKNEYAGNISREIDLKGQTMLPGLVDSHLHLVGHGERLLRLDLSLMDSRESIMKSLKEKCSKTPAGKWIVAEGWNENEWPSPELILRDELDAISTEHPIVLKRICRHALVVNSRALLEADIKEDIKEPSGGVICRYPDGRLNGLFKESQAQNLILDSLPGIDQEYIENALTEAIEDAYKLGLTGGHTEDLHYYNGFMPTYQAFKSVIEERGMAFRANLLVHHEAFEEMLAAGGGYQKGTRYIKFDSMKIFTDGSLGGRTALLSEPYVDQKNTNGVAIFTENELQEWVKKARDAGMPIAVHAIGDLAFEYVLNAIEALPPKKGQRDRLIHAQIVRPELLKRAAKLPVIFDIQPGFVPSDFPWVEEKVPANLLESSYAWKTYLNLGIICAGGSDAPIEPLNPILGIHAAVTRMKINSEDSTVYGLGERLSVYEAFALYTKGSAAAIGQEKRRGVIIKGYDADFTVFNLDVFAAAADDLLKAEAVMTVIDDKIMYDKK; this comes from the coding sequence ATGGGAACGTTATGGTTCAATGGGTCGATTTATACGATGGTTAAAGAAAACGATCAAGTGGAGGCAGTCTTCACTGAAAAGGGGGTAATTGTTGATACCGGCAGCCTGGACTATTTGAAAAATGAATATGCCGGCAATATTTCCAGGGAAATCGACTTAAAAGGACAAACGATGCTGCCAGGGTTAGTGGATAGTCACCTTCATTTGGTCGGGCATGGTGAAAGGCTGCTTCGTTTAGACCTCTCTTTGATGGATAGCAGGGAGTCAATCATGAAATCCTTGAAGGAAAAGTGCTCAAAGACCCCGGCTGGAAAGTGGATTGTGGCCGAAGGGTGGAATGAAAACGAATGGCCGAGTCCTGAATTGATATTACGGGATGAGCTTGACGCGATATCGACCGAACATCCCATCGTATTGAAAAGGATCTGCCGTCATGCCTTGGTGGTCAATTCCCGTGCCCTTTTGGAAGCGGATATTAAAGAAGATATTAAAGAACCTTCAGGCGGGGTGATCTGCCGTTATCCTGACGGACGTTTAAATGGTTTATTTAAAGAAAGTCAGGCGCAGAACCTTATTTTAGACAGTCTTCCCGGCATTGATCAAGAGTATATCGAAAACGCGCTCACAGAGGCCATAGAAGACGCATATAAGCTAGGTTTGACTGGCGGACATACTGAGGACCTCCATTATTACAATGGCTTTATGCCGACATATCAGGCGTTTAAATCAGTGATCGAGGAACGGGGAATGGCCTTTCGTGCCAATTTACTCGTCCATCACGAAGCGTTTGAAGAAATGCTGGCAGCAGGCGGCGGCTATCAGAAAGGTACGCGATATATCAAGTTCGACAGCATGAAGATATTTACCGATGGCTCCTTAGGCGGACGCACAGCCCTGTTGAGCGAGCCTTATGTAGATCAAAAGAATACGAATGGAGTCGCGATATTCACTGAAAACGAGCTTCAGGAATGGGTGAAAAAAGCAAGGGATGCCGGAATGCCGATCGCTGTCCATGCGATTGGCGATCTCGCTTTTGAATACGTCTTGAATGCAATTGAAGCCCTCCCCCCGAAAAAGGGACAGAGGGACCGGCTCATCCATGCGCAGATTGTCCGGCCGGAGCTGTTGAAGCGGGCGGCAAAGCTGCCAGTAATTTTTGATATCCAACCGGGTTTCGTCCCATCCGATTTTCCGTGGGTGGAAGAAAAGGTTCCAGCCAATCTATTGGAGTCCTCTTATGCCTGGAAAACCTATTTGAATTTGGGCATCATTTGTGCGGGCGGGTCTGATGCCCCCATTGAGCCATTGAATCCAATTTTGGGCATTCATGCAGCTGTCACAAGGATGAAAATCAACAGTGAGGACAGTACCGTATATGGCTTGGGTGAAAGGCTTTCCGTTTACGAGGCCTTCGCACTGTATACAAAAGGGAGTGCTGCAGCAATCGGCCAGGAAAAACGTCGCGGTGTGATCATTAAAGGGTACGATGCCGATTTTACTGTGTTTAATCTGGATGTCTTTGCTGCTGCGGCGGATGATCTCCTAAAAGCCGAGGCCGTCATGACGGTCATCGATGACAAAATCATGTATGATAAAAAATAA
- the rarD gene encoding EamA family transporter RarD, with the protein MKVDEQKEGAIYAALSYMMWGVVPIYWKFLQGVGATEILAQRVLWSFVFMLVLLMFMKKWQAFLDYVKNIMGNPKLFAALLTASLLVTANWGVFIWAVNSGRILDTSLGYYINPLVSVLLGVIVLKEKLSGAQIISFLLAGIGVLILGIHFGTIPWISLVLAMTFGLYGLAKKMIKAESAIGLMLETMMVTPLALGYLIYLMNRSEMQFFTAGSTSLLLVGGGIVTALPLLYFAKGAEKIPLSMLGIFQYIAPTLSLLIGVFVYHESFTKAHLLAFLFIWSALAVYTLSITKWGQASARRFKGKGKIGA; encoded by the coding sequence ATGAAAGTGGATGAACAAAAAGAAGGGGCGATCTATGCAGCCCTTTCTTACATGATGTGGGGAGTCGTGCCGATTTACTGGAAGTTCCTTCAGGGAGTCGGTGCAACGGAAATTTTGGCTCAGAGGGTATTATGGTCTTTCGTGTTCATGCTGGTTTTATTGATGTTCATGAAAAAATGGCAAGCGTTTCTTGATTATGTCAAAAACATAATGGGAAATCCGAAACTCTTTGCGGCATTACTTACTGCGTCACTACTTGTTACAGCTAATTGGGGAGTGTTCATCTGGGCCGTTAACTCTGGACGGATCCTCGACACGAGTCTTGGATATTATATCAATCCGCTAGTCAGTGTACTATTGGGAGTGATAGTCTTAAAAGAAAAATTGAGCGGGGCCCAAATCATTTCCTTCCTGCTTGCAGGAATCGGAGTCTTGATCCTTGGCATTCATTTCGGCACGATCCCGTGGATCTCACTTGTTTTGGCCATGACCTTTGGATTATACGGTCTGGCAAAAAAAATGATCAAGGCCGAATCGGCGATCGGGCTGATGCTCGAAACGATGATGGTAACGCCTCTGGCGCTGGGTTACCTGATATACTTGATGAACCGATCGGAAATGCAATTCTTTACAGCGGGAAGCACTAGCTTGCTGTTGGTGGGCGGCGGGATTGTCACGGCGTTGCCTCTTTTATATTTTGCAAAAGGGGCGGAGAAGATCCCGTTATCGATGCTTGGCATTTTTCAGTATATCGCTCCGACCTTATCTTTATTGATCGGGGTATTCGTCTATCATGAAAGTTTTACCAAAGCACATCTTTTAGCCTTTTTGTTCATATGGTCAGCCTTGGCTGTTTATACACTATCCATAACGAAATGGGGTCAGGCAAGTGCCCGCAGGTTCAAAGGCAAAGGGAAAATTGGTGCGTGA
- a CDS encoding protein-glutamine gamma-glutamyltransferase, translating into MIKINHKWLDVSQIQPGIASAKSLEILQLLAEDSNVFEYRNFGEFNFEIQLRNRVIEAAYALDKSDAEFSTLEESECNKQYWRLSKDGTFTLQPGILPHAALVDIFINGRLYAFECGTAIVVTFLKAILDLIGPRNFDYLFSDLFLYDFRPPQNMALIIHQGRDYLPGDCVYFKNPDHDEATPEWQGENAILLGRNLFYGHGIGITSSQGIIDELNSNRRPNATISAFLTDHIIFLDSSFYRQFQLNIPRAKPDHSPVSLSNCIVSEIGPKIYLS; encoded by the coding sequence ATGATAAAGATTAATCACAAATGGTTAGATGTCAGTCAAATCCAACCAGGAATAGCATCTGCTAAATCGCTTGAAATTCTCCAATTGCTGGCGGAAGATTCTAACGTTTTTGAATACCGGAACTTTGGAGAGTTTAATTTCGAGATACAACTGAGGAACCGAGTCATTGAGGCAGCTTATGCTTTGGACAAAAGTGATGCAGAATTTTCCACACTTGAGGAATCGGAATGCAATAAACAATATTGGCGCCTTTCAAAGGATGGCACCTTTACACTTCAGCCAGGGATTCTCCCTCATGCTGCACTCGTTGACATTTTCATAAATGGAAGGCTTTATGCTTTCGAATGCGGGACAGCGATAGTCGTCACTTTTTTAAAGGCCATTTTGGATTTGATCGGCCCTAGGAATTTCGACTATCTTTTTTCAGACCTATTTTTATATGACTTTCGCCCTCCACAGAATATGGCTCTCATTATTCATCAAGGAAGGGATTATTTGCCAGGTGATTGCGTTTACTTCAAAAACCCTGATCACGACGAGGCAACCCCTGAATGGCAAGGTGAAAATGCCATATTATTAGGGAGAAACCTCTTTTATGGCCATGGGATCGGGATTACCAGTTCACAGGGAATCATCGATGAATTAAATAGCAATAGAAGGCCGAACGCCACCATATCGGCATTCCTGACAGATCATATCATTTTCCTGGATAGTTCCTTCTATAGACAATTCCAATTAAATATCCCCCGTGCAAAGCCCGATCACAGTCCTGTCAGCCTTTCCAATTGTATTGTTTCTGAAATAGGTCCGAAGATTTACCTTTCATGA
- a CDS encoding ABC transporter substrate-binding protein — MNKFLPLLTSLFLLAGCGAGGTNEKEEASKNEGNEELKKVSVVLDWTPNTNHTGLYVAKEKGYFKEQGLDVEIIMPGEAGADKLVASGKSEFGVSYQEGITQARVQGVPIVSVAAVIQHNTSGFASPEAKNIKTPKDFEGKTYGGWGSPVEKAIIDSLMKKENADVNKVDIVNTGDTDFFTSVKRDIDFAWIYYGWTGIEAELRNEKLNMVYLTEYSDKLDYYTPVLTTNEKMIKEDPETVKAFVHAASKGYQFAIKNPDDAADMLIKSAPDLDAKLVKKSQEWLAAKYQDDAPRWGEQKLEIWKNYSDWMTENKLLEGDFDPEKAFTNEFLPK; from the coding sequence TTGAATAAATTCTTACCACTGTTAACTTCGTTGTTCCTTTTGGCTGGATGCGGTGCAGGCGGAACTAATGAAAAAGAAGAAGCATCTAAAAATGAAGGAAATGAAGAATTAAAAAAGGTATCGGTCGTGCTTGATTGGACACCGAATACAAACCATACAGGATTGTATGTAGCCAAGGAAAAGGGTTATTTTAAAGAACAAGGTCTTGATGTAGAAATTATCATGCCAGGTGAAGCTGGAGCTGATAAGCTTGTCGCTTCAGGGAAATCTGAATTTGGCGTGAGTTACCAGGAGGGCATTACGCAGGCCCGCGTGCAAGGCGTACCGATTGTTTCGGTAGCTGCCGTCATCCAGCATAATACCTCTGGATTTGCTTCCCCTGAGGCAAAGAACATTAAAACTCCCAAGGATTTTGAAGGGAAAACGTATGGTGGCTGGGGGTCTCCAGTTGAAAAGGCCATTATAGATTCACTCATGAAAAAAGAGAATGCGGATGTAAATAAAGTGGACATAGTCAATACAGGAGACACGGATTTTTTCACTTCGGTTAAAAGGGATATTGATTTTGCCTGGATTTATTATGGATGGACAGGCATTGAGGCTGAGTTGCGAAATGAAAAGCTTAATATGGTTTACTTAACCGAATACTCTGATAAGCTTGATTACTATACGCCTGTTTTGACAACAAATGAAAAAATGATAAAAGAGGATCCCGAGACGGTTAAAGCATTCGTTCATGCAGCATCGAAAGGGTACCAGTTTGCGATTAAGAATCCTGATGATGCTGCAGACATGTTAATTAAGTCTGCACCGGATCTTGATGCAAAACTAGTGAAGAAAAGCCAGGAGTGGCTTGCAGCCAAGTATCAGGATGATGCTCCGCGATGGGGTGAACAAAAGCTTGAAATCTGGAAGAATTACAGTGATTGGATGACTGAAAATAAGCTTCTTGAAGGTGATTTCGATCCTGAAAAGGCATTTACCAATGAATTTTTACCAAAATAG
- a CDS encoding thiamine-binding protein — protein MANSLISIQIIPKGENVIPMVDEAIKIIEESGVKYEVHPLETTMEGELSELFAVIEKMNVRMIEIGSPNVISQVKILYQPSGITMDTLTEKYRA, from the coding sequence ATGGCCAATTCATTAATTAGCATACAAATTATTCCTAAAGGGGAAAATGTCATCCCTATGGTGGATGAAGCAATCAAGATCATTGAAGAATCAGGTGTCAAGTATGAGGTTCACCCGCTTGAAACGACAATGGAGGGTGAGCTTTCCGAACTTTTTGCCGTGATAGAAAAAATGAATGTAAGAATGATTGAAATAGGATCACCGAATGTCATTTCCCAAGTGAAAATATTATATCAGCCAAGCGGGATTACGATGGATACGCTAACGGAGAAATATCGGGCATGA
- a CDS encoding ABC transporter permease, whose amino-acid sequence MIGRGIWKKGAPFFLLLLLLIVWESVTVLLKVEEWLLPAPSAIFMEGIESSRNLYGHLISTTELALSGFFIGSCIGLLIAAILHLFPGVKDAVYPLLILSQNIPIIVLAPLLVIWFGFGMLPKLIVISLVCFFPVAVASLDGFRQTPYELKHYFKMMGAGKNQLFWKLELPHSIPFIFSGLKISATYSVMGAVISEWLGAKSGIGVYMTLASSAFRTDRVFVAIFIIMGMSLIFFGIITFLEKYLVSWKRKEGEKDEAGN is encoded by the coding sequence ATGATCGGAAGGGGAATTTGGAAGAAGGGGGCTCCCTTCTTTCTTTTATTATTGTTGCTGATAGTATGGGAGTCAGTGACAGTCTTATTGAAAGTTGAAGAATGGCTGCTTCCCGCTCCATCGGCCATTTTCATGGAAGGAATTGAGTCGTCCCGCAATCTTTACGGACACCTTATATCCACAACCGAGCTTGCGTTGTCGGGTTTTTTTATTGGAAGCTGCATCGGCTTATTAATCGCGGCAATCTTACACCTATTTCCAGGTGTGAAGGACGCGGTTTATCCTCTGCTCATACTATCACAAAATATACCTATCATAGTTTTGGCGCCGCTGTTGGTGATCTGGTTTGGCTTTGGCATGCTGCCTAAGTTAATAGTGATTTCGCTTGTTTGTTTTTTTCCGGTTGCGGTTGCATCATTGGACGGTTTTCGTCAGACACCATACGAACTTAAGCATTATTTCAAGATGATGGGAGCGGGAAAAAACCAGTTATTTTGGAAGCTGGAACTTCCTCACTCGATCCCGTTCATTTTCTCCGGCCTGAAAATTTCGGCCACCTATAGTGTAATGGGTGCGGTTATTTCGGAATGGCTTGGGGCAAAATCGGGGATTGGTGTTTATATGACTCTCGCTTCCTCTGCGTTCAGGACAGATCGGGTGTTTGTTGCCATTTTCATCATTATGGGAATGAGTCTGATCTTTTTTGGAATCATCACCTTCCTGGAGAAATACTTAGTTTCTTGGAAGAGAAAGGAGGGCGAAAAGGATGAAGCTGGAAATTAA
- a CDS encoding ABC transporter ATP-binding protein, with amino-acid sequence MKLEINDVSYSFDGKQNILENMNFHVGDGEFVTILGPSGSGKSTLFHLIGGILKPEHGIISLDGKKINGLKGHISYMPQQPSLLPWRTVLENVLLGSELAGSRDKEKAKTLLMKAGLEEYEKAYPHELSGGMKQRAAFIRSILSPQDLMCLDEPFSALDELTRLQMQKWLLSVWEENRRSVLFVTHSIDEAVFLSDRIYVLSAKPAAVIKEVEVPFPRPRREEQLLSDEFFNMKRELYAALKPTVST; translated from the coding sequence ATGAAGCTGGAAATTAATGACGTCTCCTATTCTTTCGATGGTAAACAGAATATATTAGAGAATATGAATTTCCATGTGGGTGATGGGGAATTTGTCACGATCCTTGGGCCATCGGGCAGCGGTAAAAGTACATTGTTCCACTTGATCGGCGGTATTTTGAAGCCGGAACATGGCATCATTTCACTGGATGGTAAAAAGATAAATGGCTTAAAGGGCCATATCAGCTATATGCCTCAGCAGCCTTCTCTTTTACCTTGGAGAACTGTATTGGAAAATGTTTTGCTTGGAAGTGAACTTGCTGGGAGCAGAGATAAAGAAAAGGCAAAAACCCTTTTGATGAAAGCTGGATTAGAAGAGTACGAGAAAGCATATCCGCATGAATTATCTGGAGGCATGAAGCAAAGGGCCGCATTCATTCGGAGTATCTTAAGTCCACAGGACTTGATGTGCCTGGACGAACCCTTTTCTGCCTTGGATGAACTGACAAGATTGCAAATGCAAAAATGGCTGTTGTCGGTTTGGGAAGAAAATCGGAGGTCGGTACTTTTTGTTACTCATAGCATAGATGAAGCGGTTTTCCTATCAGATAGAATTTATGTGTTATCAGCAAAACCGGCTGCTGTCATCAAAGAAGTGGAAGTTCCATTTCCAAGGCCAAGAAGAGAAGAACAGCTTCTTAGTGATGAATTTTTTAATATGAAGAGAGAATTATATGCAGCACTAAAGCCAACTGTTTCTACTTAG
- a CDS encoding TatD family hydrolase — MRIIDSHIHLDRYDVVKRKQILSDMEKVHIESLLTVSMNLSSSINNYQLSLKDSRIKPAFGFHPEQPLPSDEEVNELLNWMREHCQDMVAIGEVGLPYYLRQENPDIDNSAYIVILERFMTLAKEVEKPVILHAVHDDAPIVCDLLDKHQITKAHFHWFKGDIRTVERMAEKGYSISITPDVCYEREIQELVSAYPLKLMMIETDGPWPFEGVFNGKWTHPGMMHDSVRQIASIKGLPIEDVYEILYQNTKDFYYI, encoded by the coding sequence TTGAGAATCATCGACAGTCATATCCATTTGGATCGGTATGATGTTGTTAAGCGGAAGCAGATTCTGTCAGACATGGAAAAGGTTCATATTGAATCCTTGCTGACTGTTTCCATGAATTTGTCTTCTTCCATTAACAATTATCAGCTTTCACTCAAAGATTCACGAATTAAGCCTGCCTTTGGCTTTCATCCAGAGCAGCCCCTCCCGAGTGATGAAGAAGTGAACGAATTATTGAACTGGATGCGGGAACATTGTCAAGATATGGTTGCCATAGGTGAGGTTGGGCTGCCCTATTACTTAAGACAGGAAAATCCCGATATTGATAACTCAGCGTATATAGTGATACTGGAGAGGTTCATGACCTTAGCTAAAGAGGTTGAAAAGCCGGTTATCCTTCATGCCGTCCATGACGATGCACCTATCGTTTGCGACCTTTTGGATAAGCATCAAATCACAAAGGCACACTTTCATTGGTTTAAAGGCGATATCCGGACAGTCGAAAGAATGGCCGAAAAGGGCTACAGCATTTCGATTACACCTGATGTTTGTTATGAAAGGGAAATACAGGAATTAGTTTCGGCATATCCACTTAAGCTGATGATGATTGAAACGGATGGCCCATGGCCGTTTGAAGGGGTTTTCAATGGGAAATGGACTCATCCCGGCATGATGCATGACAGTGTGCGTCAAATTGCTTCGATTAAAGGATTGCCGATTGAGGATGTCTATGAAATCCTTTATCAAAATACGAAAGATTTTTATTATATATAA